In Sphaeramia orbicularis chromosome 9, fSphaOr1.1, whole genome shotgun sequence, the sequence gttagagacagaaccagaacacaacaggACCACATCAGAGGAGACGgaaccagaacacaacagaaccacgTTAAAGAGAGACGgaaccagaacacaacagaaccacgTTAGAGACGGAACCAGAACACAACAGGACCACATCAGAGGAGACGgaaccagaacacaacagaaccacgTTAAAGagagacagaaccagaacacaacagaaccacgTCAGAGGAGACGgaaccagaacacaacagaaccacgTCAGAGGAGAAGGAAACCagaacacagcagaaccacaTCAGAGGAGAAGGAAACCagaacacagcagaaccacaTCAGAGgagacagaaccagaacacaacagaaccacgTTAGAGagagacagaaccagaacacaacagaaccacgttagagagacagaaccagaacacaacagaaccacatcagaggagacagaaccagaacacaacagaaccacatgagaggagacagaaccagaacacaacagaaccacgttagagacggaaccagaacacaacagaaccgcGTCAGAGgagacagaaccagaacacaacagaaccacgTTAGAGagagacagaaccagaacacaatAGAACCACGTTAGAGagagacagaaccagaacacaacagaaccacatgagaggagacagaaccagaacacaacagaaccacatgagaggagacagaaccagaacacaacagaaccacgttagagacggaaccagaacacaacagaaccgcGTCAGAGgagacagaaccagaacacaacagaaccacgttagagacggaaccagaacacaacagaaccacgTCAGAGgagacagaaccagaacacatGAACTGCCTCCAGATATTCAGTTTGTTCTGTGCGTCTGTCATGGGTTCACTGACGTCCACCTACTGTGGCTGCTGTTATAAACCGTCTGGGCGATGGCGTCCTGCAGCTCGCTCAGCCTGATCTCCTCCCGGTCCCGTCCGGCCTGCCGGTTCTCCAGAGTCACTCTGTTGATCACCTCCTCCCCCGTGGTGCTACGAGACAAACAACCACAGAGTTAAACATCCAGCAGTCAGGAATGTAACCTGCGTTCTCCACCCAAACAGCTCCTTGAACCACCTACAGCACATCGTGATGGCAAAGCGCTTTTcacaaataccaaatactcaataactgtcatagttttaaccctttaaaggccatgtttgtaatgtaaaaaaaacccaaacacatttattgatgcaaaaaaacacaaaaatctttttttttcttcaatattctACATCAAAATTCAATCCGTTCTTACCCTCGACCACACTGGCCGCAGGCTATCATCAGTTAGTCTGTCCCTCCAAAAACTTtagcatgcactgataagtcaggccaccgGGGGCAGTAGTGCGCCTGAAGTCAGGACGAAGGTTTTCAAGTGGGTGCacattatgttttcttttttttttttttcatgcagtcATATGTCAGTggttaacaccaacactggttcatatccattattattttttggcataggccaaatgttctaaaatgaagagcacaatcaagaaaattaataactaatataataaaaaattaaataaaacaggaaatgattaaaatgagcaaaaaccaagaaaaataatgcagaaaatgaacaaaatgatggaAATGGGGAAATGATAATCAAAATTAGCAAAACTAATGAagagaataaacaaaataatgaacatgttaatgaaaaatgaggaaaacatGGCACATTTGTCCCCCCCCCAATATTCTATATAAAAATTGGATTGTTtaggtatttatttttttcctcctgtgtcagtgattaacacccaCATTGTTTCATATCCAGTATTATTTTTTGAGCTAAGTAAAATGTTCTAAAATGAGGAGCACAAtcacaaaaattaataaatattataataaaataaaacaggaaatgattaAAATTAGCAATAATTAAGAAAACAATGCAGAACTGAACAAAagttaataaaacaataaaaaaaaaatcaggggaaataataatcaaaattaGCAAGACTAATGAAGAGAAtacacaaaataatgaacaaaatgaacatattAATGAACAATTAGGAAAACATGGcacttttttttcaatattctacataaaaattggttcatttatttatttttttcatcttgtcacatgtcagtgattaacaccaacactagttcatattattattatttttggttgtaggtcaaatgttaaatgtgtgtaTCTTGTACTCACTAGTAGAAGGGTGTTactgtaggaatttaacactgtttattatgggatggttttagtggatggatcagaatttaaacaaacacaaatgaacaacagttgaattcagacctaaaataaactgtgaaaaccaatctgacctttaataccatggagtgtaaagtgtgtttaatgCGCTCACTTGGAGCCGCACTGAGCTCTGCCTTGAACGGGTTCGTACCTAATGAAAACGTAGATGGCTTTGCGGTAGTTTGTGCTGAACACAACGTGGAACGGACCCAGGAAAGGCTCCAGGACGTCGACGACGCCCGGAGGCATCAACTCCATCTCATCGAAGATGAAGACAGAGCGAGCGCATTCCGTCAGATTCCCCTGGACCCAGGTCTTCAGCTCCGTCTGAAACGGACATTTAACAGCTTTTACACATACGGTGACTGAAACGGACATTTAACAGCTTTTACACATACGGTGACTGAAACGGACATTTAACAGCTTTTACACATACGGTGACTGAAACGGACATTTAACAGCTTTTACACATACGGTGACTGAAACGGACATTTAACAGCTTTTACACATACGGTGACTGAAACGGACATTTAACAGCTTTTctcaagttttgcgcagatgtctgatggaaaagcgactgctgatccaactccatgggttttactgttgaatcactGTTTCAATTTtccattcattttgttgattttattgattcctttggttgttttttgtttattttattgcttattacctctgccaaggaggttacatttttgtcggtgttggtttgtttgtctgtccatgtgcaagataactcaaaaagttgtggacagatttggatgaaaatttcaggaaatgttgacactggcacaaggaacaaattattaaattttggtggtgatgggggggactgatctgctgggtgggggtctgcgctctctgagtgcttctagttttctccgtgttatttattattttgtaaattttcttatttgcttttgttcattttgttgccttttaaaaactgtttttcttcAAATTACTTCCTTTTGTGGCTTAATTTGTTGACGTTCcggattattttgttgatttattttttattgtcgttcattttattgattagttttgatgtttttgttcattttgcttatttttttccacattactaTTTTGTAGGATTTTTTTAAACGTGTtattgttcatttcatttattattttatatatatatatatatatatatatatatatatatatatatacatatacacacacactggtgaatgttgtagaagatgacggtgtttccatggtagctATGGAGCCTtctacgcacttctgtttttgcgACATtgagtaaatattggtaaagttttgcacagatttccgatggaaaagcgactacagtgtGCTCTGGCTCTCTCTCCACCCAATatcgaaaaataaataacaaataacaatcacagcaataataaaaaatacagaacaataaatagcactagccctcctattgtaatgtaaaaacactacataaacaagaaaagcacttggagagcgcagacctccgccaagacacatctgccccccccccaatcaccatcaaaatttaatcatttcttccttgtgccagtatcaacatttcctgaaaatttcatgaaaatccgtccataactttttgagttatcttgctaacaaccaaacatgcacacaaagcaaagtgatcccaatacttcctggcggaggtaaaaaatacaattataacACTTGTAAGTCACTTGACTTGTGTCCTGtatgtttttgtctatttttaatgTTCTGAAGGAAGTGCAAAGTTCAGCGATTCCTGTTTTAAAGACACTTCATCCTTCCTGTTCTCATTCCTAACGTGTGCACACTCAGGCGGTTGGATGTGGTCCACAGGTCGTTCGTGTTTATCGCTGTCACCTGCTGTGTTCCTCCTCACCTGGCTGTGATTAGTCAGTGGAGTTTTTAAAAGGAGGTGGATGTTCCAGCTCAGTGGACGCTTCTGTCCACATCGAGCTTTCTGCCATTTACCCCCAAACGTCCCAGTTTCCAgttagacacccccccccccgcccatttAAATACTGTTTAAGGCCCACTGTTCCCTTTTATCCGTCTGTGTCATAGACTCAGAGGGTGAACTTTTAGAACCCCTAAAAAGGACCCTCCCTTTTTCAGTTTTATCccattttgtggtttttgttgCTTTCCCAGTTGCGACCCCTGTCTAGTCAgtcttgtcttttaaatgcacttttttgattttaacatcttgctttactcttttacttttaatgtcaattttaatgtatgattttaatataattgtCTTTCTTTTATcacttctgccaggaggtattgtgatgactttgctttgtgtatttgtttgtttgtttgtttgtttgttagcaagataactcaaagttatggatagattttcatgacattttcaggaaatgttgatactggcacaaggaacaaatgattaaattttggtggtgatggggggggaacagatctgtcttggtataggtctgcgctctctggtGCTCTTctagttctgtaaatgcatttTAAATGATCTGAATATCTGTTTCCcccttttttcattttaatgtaatttcaatgtcttgttatttttttttttatgcctttgtaaagcactgagttaccctgtgtataaatagtgctatacaaataaacttgcctcgcCTAGTGAAGCTTTTTGAAGTAACGAATCTTGTCAATACATCTGTAGTGAATCACTACTCGACCCATTTGACACGAACACCTGCTGACTGGTTTAATCGCTGATTCCATGGAAGGGGTCGCAAATGAGGCTTTGGACGTCATGGGTCACGTGATCAGCAAAAAACCAATCAAGCTCCGACACAAAGCTCCACTGAcaattggtttgttttttttttgacacatgcTTCGAAGCTTAGGTATTAGAGCTAACATCACTACCCCTGTCCatgaggagttttttttttacttttcagagGAAATGTAACTGTGAACAATCAGTTACTTGTTTGAGACGAGAAGAGTAGGATCACAGCGCCTACGCATCAGCCAATCTGCAAACCATAAAGTCATCAAATCTATGAAATGCAGATAAACAGTGGCCTCTGTTACTGAGTGACTGTATTTGGGCTCAATAATAGTGAGGTTTAAAGcgggtacacacataaagattatcgggctgtttttgtcccgattatCCCTTTTTCCAACCAAGGACGGCAAACGCCAGATTATCTTATGTCTTACAAGattctcctgtggtctgaggtgtgttatgAGTGAATGTGTCCCGATAAGCGGTTCTGAAATGGGTCGGGGCCAACAatcataaatattaaacttgttcaatatttacgaccaaaaatcttagcgtgtgtggggaaagccgacgACTCACAAGTTATGACTCCATGAATTGTGACACGGaacggaatgtagccaatcaagaacaAGGAAGCAGGTGTAAATAAAGTTCGGTGGACCTTAAGAAATTAAGTCATGAGCTGTGGGAAACCCCAGAATGTCCATTCAACGTCTCCACCAAGTTGTAGCACAACCGAAATGACGTGTTGTGTTTTCCAGTCATTGCTatgtttcttctattttttttttaatcgcgtgagatttctgtcttggaggactagattttagatcggtggtgggacagaatcagtgtgtgtggtgtgttgagattatcagagAACACCACACACCGtatgatcaaaactgttcaatacctgattttttttttatcttcatgtgtggggtctggaacagataaaaaagaaaacataaagaaaatCTGTATGTGTGTACCCCATTTAAGgggctgaaagactttaaaacacCTCAGTTATTTcacataatgttttgtttttcccttCTCTGCTGGGAACTCATCAAAAACTCTGTCTCTTTcagaaatatgtaaaaacaacGGTTAAAACGACATAATTTCACCCTAAACCAGTGACTGAATTGGTCACATCTGCTTCACCAAGTCATTAAATCCAGGTTTCGTTCAGTGTGATCAGACTGACCCTGTACTCGTCCACTCGGTTCGCTAAGGGGAAGTGCAGCGTGGGGATGAACTGGTGGACGTAGGGGCTGCTCATGGCCGAGCCGTACAGGTGACCCCCCAGCATGGAGCTGACCAGCGTCTTCCCGGTCCCCGAGGAGCCGTGGAACGACAGGACCAGAGGCCGCTCGGGGTTCTTTTCCTGGAGGAACCTCGCCACCTCCTCCGACACGATCTCCTGGGCCAGATGTTGGCCGTAGACATTTTTGTAGAGATCCCACTCTAGGTCTGTGTAACGACAGTAAAATATGACGTTAATGTTAGAGGGCGTCGACATGTACCCGGAGAGTCCATGTTCACAGAAACACAGGAGTATAGAAAGATTTATGGTCAAAATATAACTTCAATTGACTTttgttggatttatttttttgtgttgctACTCGAACGGCTGCTGAATGACTGTAACTCCTAGAAAACCATGTTTATTTGTTGTTCGGTAAATATGTAGATCCTGGTTGTTTAATGCTCAAACATAAATGGCCTCCTGTgagcaaaaacatctactgatctaaaatgtttcattcaattttctctgttttatatgataactctgaatttactctgagcttttaagaacatgtacatgatcagtgcattTATTacaggaaaatgcaaaatacagaggacaatattataataaattagagTCTGCTTtctccagcataaaaactacaacatctacaacctgtggttccccacaggtca encodes:
- the tor2a gene encoding prosalusin gives rise to the protein MWTTLSVFILCFFSPVCCVFQKLYCTLSDSCDCDFKPNIRDLEWDLYKNVYGQHLAQEIVSEEVARFLQEKNPERPLVLSFHGSSGTGKTLVSSMLGGHLYGSAMSSPYVHQFIPTLHFPLANRVDEYRTELKTWVQGNLTECARSVFIFDEMELMPPGVVDVLEPFLGPFHVVFSTNYRKAIYVFISTTGEEVINRVTLENRQAGRDREEIRLSELQDAIAQTVYNSSHSGFFQSSIIQQKLITAFVPFLPLTRLHVERCARSQLCQQGHCQRADVVEAVGGDMSYSPTQGRFFSTTGCKAVPAKINLFL